From Aedes albopictus strain Foshan chromosome 1, AalbF5, whole genome shotgun sequence, one genomic window encodes:
- the LOC109403850 gene encoding DNA polymerase epsilon catalytic subunit 1: MANFVQNTGKYIAEKAEGDDTNEIGYRQSKENDKIDLKYGYERVKDTQERTGYLVNMHSTEILNQDRRLVAALDLYFLQMDGTRYKMSVIYAPYLLLITKEGHALEVAKFLSRKYEGQLQKVEHIQKEDLDLPNHLSGLKQNLLKLTFANTSHMSKVKKDLSAAVRKNKERDKSNTIYMQMLSSALAVSSEAEGKSSAVVQSSDFYESIMDMREHDVPYHVRVSIDLNIFCGLWYTMRGRGEDEPPIITPRPDILDRPEPVVLAFDIETTKLPLKFPDAQTDQIMMISYMIDGQGYLITNREIISAEVEDFEYTPKPEFEGQFIVFNEPSEMAVLQKFFDHILDVKPHIFVTYNGDFFDWPFVEARAAVYDLDMKREIGFSKVNQRDGNYLCRPAMHMDCLCWVKRDSYLPVGSQGLKAVAKSKLRYDPVELDPEEMCKMAVEQPQVLSNYSVSDAVATYYLYMKYVHPFIFALATIIPMEPDEILRKGSGTLCESLLMKEAFHARIVYPNKQVSELNKLTPDGHVLDMETYVGGHVEALESGVFRADISTRFRLDQDMLMQLHDNVDKVLEHAIVTEEGVPLDQVTNLEDVAEQIRAALQQLHDAPTRIEQPVIYHLDVGAMYPNIILTNRLQPSSMISETDCAACDFNKPDARCKRNMEWMWRGEMLPASRNEFQRIQQQLETEKFPPLFPGGPMRAFHELSKEDQANYEKKRLADYCRKAYKKTKITKLETRTSTICQKENSFYVDTVRAFRDRRYEYKALTKVAKAAVASALKSGDAGEIKAAKGREVLYDSLQLAHKCILNSFYGYVMRKGARWHSMSMAGIVCLTGANIITKAREIIERVGRPLELDTDGIWCILPASFPQEFTVLTNHAKKKKINVSYPNAVLNTMVKDHFTNDQYHVLEKPHEPGSPAVYSIKPENSIFFEVDGPYLAMVLPAAKEEGKKLKKRYAVFNFDGSLAELKGFEVKRRGELQLIKIFQSSVFEAFLQGSTLEQCYASVAKIADYWLDVLYSKGHNMPDSELFELISENRSMSRKLEDYGEQKSTSISTAKRLAEFLGDQMVKDAGLACKFVISKKPDGAPVTERAIPLAIFQSEPSIRRHYLRKWLKDSTMGDADIRDVLDWQYYIERLGGTIQKIITIPAALQGLNNPVPRVQHPEWLHKKMLEKNDTLKQRRISEMFTVKEKPAIKDIEDLDRARSPSVGPNVPIANSKRRRTPSVEEPAATPEAKTWREALGPPPPLGDTKQQLQAWLAFHKKKWKWQLAQRAKYRNIGNKRARVDDREAPASSIVPNRPAATIGGFLRKTQRSLIEQTWHVLQVAASDEMGNFVVWAMVGEELHKIKLVIPRIFYVNQRMPAPPEEGALWKKVHRVLPRARPAYQLYQYVVPEQIFRDNSLGLLADLATPDIEGIYETQVSLEFRAIMEMGCMCAVQRSEARILANLSIKEMDTFNIQQLEMRSSDPTSYLIKNEASLKKIFLYQHSILSGKREIWGLFMGPSKKAVIIIFDSVRSNQLPTLASLYSSERSARLSEGLVTEENLPPEDMNFESCSEVDIKQVYKRLASCLASYKQEKRGPTILCAQTAFSLQKLNQLIPACSDFPEAQIHIADDAALLFGLDWQRNGAKIMIRHYMNLNPVVSMMLEQCRYFQIPLGNMPYDTVLFGSDLFFARHLQKHNFVLWCSPSSRPDLGGREADDSRLLAEFEDNISVVQNRQGFYGSVCVELNIDSLAVSALLQASRIQEMEGAASAITFDVVPQASLDDMIANQGQTLPSYDETALCSQAFRVMRSMVNLWLRDVSLHKSAFADFQIIHFYRWVRSSRALLYDPAIRRALNTLMRKLFLQMISEFQRMKAEIIYADFNRIVINTGKKTISDAIGYTDYVVQSIRNKELFHSISISYKHAWEFLLWIDAANHSGISVSRRLNADGTQSTAATSSAEQETQMLVSWNIAEHLPDEENCKDRFESFMIAFMEKLVRGVAPAKAIKALSHMAFSMVQKMHKNYGRGMEGPALEFIKAVCKVLAVNKDIDEELTSLRRNMLHLVGIGDFSDKAVWKEPQKSYVLSEVICTSCNQCRDLDLRKDSHRAIRDGAMIWTCAQCNQAYNTVDIEMRLLEVVERKMMSYTLQDLRCGRCKQIKRENLAEFCQCAGNFENLISAGELRRLLAGFQTVAEDCRMPLLKETVEHLLNTH; encoded by the exons ATGGCTAATTTCGTGCAAAATACCGGAAAATATATCGCGGAGAAAGCGGAAGG GGATGATACCAACGAGATCGGCTATCGGCAGTCCAAGGAGAATGACAAGATCGATCTCAAGTATGGGTACGAGCGGGTCAAGGACACCCAGGAGCGGACCGGGTACCTGGTCAATATGCACTCG ACGGAGATTCTGAACCAAGATCGGCGGCTGGTGGCCGCTCTGGATCTGTACTTCCTCCAGATGGACGGCACCCGGTATAAGATGTCCGTGATCTACGCGCCGTATTTGCTCCTCATCACCAAGGAGGGTCACGCGCTGGAAGTGGCGAAGTTTCTCTCGCGTAAGTACGAAGGCCAACTGCAGAAGGTCGAGCACATCCAGAAGGAGGATCTGGATCTGCCGAACCATCTGAGTGGCCTGAAGCAGAACCTGCTGAAGCTGACCTTTGCCAACACCAGTCACATGAGCAAGGTCAAGAAGGATCTGTCGGCGGCGGTGCGGAAGAACAAGGAACGCGACAAGTCCAACACGATCTACATGCAGATGTTGAGCAGCGCGTTGGCCGTTTCGTCGGAAGCCGAGGGGAAGTCGTCCGCCGTTGTTCAAAGCTCGGATTTTTACGAGAGCATCATGGACATGCGGGAGCATGACGTCCCCTATCACGTTCGGGTGTCGATCGATCTGAACATATTCTGCGGGTTGTGGTATACGATGCGGGGTCGGGGAGAGGACGAACCGCCGATCATCACTCCGCGGCCGGACATTCTGGATCGACCGGAACCGGTGGTGTTGGCGTTTGATATCGAAACGACCAAGCTGCCGTTGAAGTTCCCGGACGCCCAGACGGATCAGATCATGATGATCTCGTACATGATCGACGGGCAGGGCTATTTGATCACGAACCGGGAGATCATCAGTGCCGAAGTGGAGGACTTCGAGTACACGCCGAAGCCGGAGTTCGAAGGGCAGTTCATCGTGTTCAACGAGCCGAGCGAGATGGcagtcctgcagaagttcttcgaTCACATTCTGGACGTGAAGCCGCACATTTTTGTGACGTACAACGGAGATTTCTTCGATTGGCCGTTCGTGGAAGCCCGGGCGGCTGTCTACGATCTGGACATGAAGCGGGAGATCGGGTTTTCCAAGGTCAACCAGAGGGATGGGAATTATCTGTGTCGTCCGGCCATGCACATGGATTGTCTGTGCTGGGTCAAACGAGATTCTTATCTTCCGGTAGGATCACAGGGTTTGAAGGCCGTTGCGAAGAGTAAGCTGCGGTACGATCCCGTTGAACTGGATCCGGAGGAGATGTGCAAGATGGCGGTTGAACAGCCGCAAGTCCTGTCCAACTACTCAGTGTCTGACGCCGTGGCCACATACTATCTCTACATGAAGTACGTGCATCCGTTCATTTTCGCCTTGGCCACGATCATTCCCATGGAACCGGACGAGATCCTGCGCAAAGGTTCCGGAACGCTCTGCGAATCGCTCCTGATGAAGGAGGCATTCCACGCGCGGATCGTGTATCCCAACAAGCAAGTCTCGGAGCTGAACAAACTGACCCCGGATGGACACGTTCTGGACATGGAAACTTACGTCGGAGGTCACGTGGAAGCCCTGGAGTCCGGTGTCTTCCGAGCGGACATTTCCACTCGCTTCCGTCTGGATCAGGACATGCTGATGCAGCTGCACGACAACGTGGACAAGGTTCTGGAGCACGCGATCGTCACCGAGGAAGGCGTCCCGCTCGATCAGGTCACCAACCTGGAAGATGTGGCCGAGCAAATCCGAGCCGCGCTCCAACAACTGCACGACGCCCCGACCCGTATCGAGCAGCCTGTGATCTACCATCTGGACGTCGGCGCCATGTACCCGAACATCATTCTGACCAACCGGTTGCAGCCGTCGTCCATGATCTCCGAAACGGACTGCGCCGCGTGCGACTTCAACAAACCGGATGCCCGCTGCAAACGCAACATGGAGTGGATGTGGCGAGGCGAGATGCTTCCGGCAAGCCGGAACGAGTTCCAACGGATCCAACAGCAGCTGGAAACCGAGAAATTCCCACCCCTCTTCCCCGGAGGTCCCATGCGAGCCTTCCACGAACTCTCCAAGGAAGATCAAGCCAACTACGAGAAGAAACGGCTGGCCGACTACTGCCGGAAGGCGTACAAGAAGACCAAGATCACCAAGCTGGAAACCCGAACTTCCACGATCTGCCAGAAGGAGAACAGTTTCTACGTGGACACGGTCCGGGCGTTCCGCGATCGCCGCTACGAGTACAAAGCCCTCACCAAAGTGGCCAAGGCCGCCGTAGCCTCCGCCCTGAAAAGCGGCGACGCAGGCGAGATCAAGGCGGCCAAGGGCCGAGAAGTCCTCTACGACTCGCTCCAGCTGGCCCACAAGTGTATCCTGAACTCCTTCTACGGGTACGTAATGCGGAAGGGCGCCCGCTGGCACAGCATGTCCATGGCGGGAATCGTGTGCCTCACCGGAGCGAACATCATCACCAAGGCTCGGGAGATCATCGAACGAGTCGGACGGCCTCTGGAACTGGACACTGACGGTATTTGGTGTATCCTACCAGCGTCTTTCCCTCAGGAGTTCACCGTCCTGACCAACCACGCCAAAAAGAAAAAGATCAACGTGTCCTACCCGAACGCCGTCCTGAACACCATGGTGAAAGATCACTTCACAAACGATCAGTACCACGTGCTGGAGAAGCCCCACGAGCCTGGAAGCCCTGCCGTCTACTCGATCAAGCCGGAGAACTCGATCTTCTTCGAGGTGGACGGCCCGTACCTAGCCATGGTCCTCCCAGCAGCCAAGGAAGAAGGCAAGAAGCTGAAAAAGCGTTACGCCGTGTTCAACTTTGACGGATCGCTTGCCGAGTTGAAGGGCTTCGAGGTGAAACGGCGAGGCGAGCTGCAGCTGATCAAGATCTTCCAGAGTTCGGTGTTTGAAGCGTTCCTGCAGGGATCAACGCTGGAGCAGTGCTACGCCTCGGTGGCCAAGATCGCCGACTACTGGCTGGACGTGCTGTACAGCAAGGGCCACAACATGCCGGACAGCGAACTGTTCGAGTTGATCTCGGAGAACCGATCGATGTCCAGGAAGCTGGAGGACTACGGCGAGCAGAAGTCTACGTCGATCTCGACGGCGAAGCGCTTGGCGGAGTTCCTGGGCGATCAGATGGTGAAGGACGCCGGGTTGGCGTGCAAGTTTGTCATCTCGAAGAAACCCGATGGAGCGCCGGTTACGGAGCGCGCGATCCCGTTGGCGATCTTCCAATCGGAGCCGAGCATTCGACGGCACTATCTGCGCAAGTGGCTGAAGGACAGTACCATGGGAGATGCGGACATCCGCGACGTGTTGGATTGGCAGTACTACATCGAGCGATTGGGAGGAACCATCCAGAAGATCATCACGATCCCCGCGGCGTTGCAAGGACTGAACAATCCCGTGCCGCGGGTGCAACATCCGGAGTGGCTGCATAAGAAGATGCTGGAGAAGAACGATACGCTGAAGCAGAGGAGGATCAGCGAGATGTTCACGGTGAAGGAGAAACCGGCGATCAAGGACATTGAAGACCTGGACAGGGCGCGATCACCCAGCGTGGGTCCTAATGTTCCGATCGCGAACTCCAAGCGTAGGAGGACGCCATCCGTGGAAGAGCCGGCAGCTACACCGGAAGCGAAGACCTGGCGGGAAGCTTTGGGACCACCACCGCCGCTAGGGGACACCAAACAGCAACTGCAGGCTTGGCTTGCGTTTCACAAGAAGAAATGGAAGTGGCAACTGGCGCAAAGGGCCAAGTATCGCAACATCGGGAACAAACGGGCGCGAGTAGATGATCGCGAGGCACCTGCGAGTTCGATCGTACCCAATCGTCCGGCGGCCACCATTGGTGGCTTCCTTCGCAAGACGCAGCGATCGCTGATCGAGCAAACCTGGCACGTACTGCAGGTCGCCGCATCGGATGAAATGGGTAACTTCGTCGTGTGGGCCATGGTCGGTGAGGAACTGCACAAGATCAAGCTGGTCATTCCGCGGATCTTCTACGTCAATCAACGGATGCCGGCGCCCCCGGAGGAAGGAGCCCTATGGAAGAAGGTACACCGTGTTCTGCCGCGAGCGCGTCCCGCGTATCAACTGTATCAGTACGTGGTTCCGGAGCAGATCTTCCGGGACAACAGCCTGGGACTGCTGGCAGATTTGGCCACTCCGGATATTGAAGGGATCTACGAGACTCAGGTATCTCTGGAGTTCCGCGCGATCATGGAAATGGGCTGCATGTGCGCGGTTCAGCGATCGGAGGCCAGAATTTTGGCCAACCTGTCCATCAAAGAGATGGATACGTTCAATATCCAGCAGTTGGAGATGAGAAGCAGCGATCCGACATCCTATTTGATAAAGAACGAGGCTAGCCTCAAGAAGATCTTCCTCTATCAGCACAGCATCCTTTCCGGGAAGCGAGAGATCTGGGGCCTCTTCATGGGTCCCAGCAAGAAGGCCGTCATCATCATCTTCGACAGCGTCCGGTCCAATCAACTTCCGACGCTGGCAAGTCTCTACTCATCGGAACGATCGGCCCGGCTGTCCGAAGGATTAGTCACAGAGGAGAACCTCCCACCGGAGGACATGAACTTCGAAAGTTGCAGCGAAGTCGACATCAAACAGGTGTACAAACGACTCGCATCGTGTCTGGCCAGCTACAAGCAGGAGAAACGCGGTCCAACGATCCTGTGTGCCCAAACCGCGTTCAGCCTCCAGAAGCTCAACCAGCTGATCCCGGCCTGCTCTGACTTCCCGGAGGCCCAGATCCACATCGCGGATGATGCCGCGCTGCTGTTCGGCTTGGACTGGCAGCGAAACGGAGCTAAAATCATGATCCGGCACTACATGAACCTGAATCCGGTGGTCAGCATGATGCTGGAACAGTGTCGGTACTTCCAGATCCCGCTGGGAAACATGCCCTACGATACGGTCCTGTTCGGGTCGGATCTTTTCTTCGCGCGACACCTGCAGAAGCACAACTTTGTCCTCTGGTGTTCGCCGAGCTCGCGGCCGGATTTGGGCGGTCGCGAAGCCGATGACAGTCGGCTGCTGGCGGAGTTCGAGGACAACATCTCCGTAGTCCAGAACCGGCAGGGTTTCTACGGGAGCGTCTGCGTGGAGTTGAACATCGATAGCTTGGCCGTGTCGGCGCTTCTGCAGGCTAGCCGAATTCAGGAGATGGAAGGCGCCGCCTCGGCGATCACGTTTGACGTAGTTCCGCAGGCTTCGCTGGACGACATGATCGCCAATCAGGGCCAGACGCTTCCGAGCTATGACGAGACGGCGTTGTGCTCGCAGGCCTTCCGAGTGATGCGATCGATGGTGAACCTATGGTTAAGGGACGTTTCTCTCCACAAAAGTGCCTTCGCGGACTTCCAGATCATCCACTTCTACCGGTGGGTGCGATCGTCTCGGGCTCTTCTGTACGATCCTGCCATCCGGCGTGCGCTGAACACCCTGATGCGCAAGTTGTTCCTCCAGATGATCTCCGAGTTCCAGCGGATGAAGGCCGAGATCATCTACGCCGACTTCAATCGAATCGTGATCAACACCGGCAAGAAGACGATATCGGACGCGATCGGGTACACCGACTACGTGGTCCAAAGCATCCGCAATAAGGAACTGTTCCACAGCATTTCGATCTCGTACAAACATGCGTGGGAGTTCCTGCTGTGGATCGACGCTGCCAATCACAGTGGCATCAGCGTTTCCAGGCGGTTGAATGCGGACGGCACCCAGAGTACGGCAGCAACGTCGTCGGCGGAACAGGAAACCCAGATGTTGGTGAGCTGGAACATTGCGGAACATCTACCGGACGAGGAGAACTGCAAGGATCGTTTCGAGAGCTTCATGATCGCGTTCATGGAGAAATTGGTGCGTGGCGTAGCGCCGGCCAAGGCCATCAAGGCACTGTCGCACATGGCCTTCTCGATGGTACAGAAGATGCACAAGAACTACGGACGGGGCATGGAAGGACCGGCGCTGGAGTTCATCAAGGCCGTTTGCAAGGTGCTGGCTGTTAACAAGGATATCGATGAGGAG CTGACGAGTCTTCGTCGGAACATGCTCCACCTGGTGGGAATCGGCGACTTCAGTGACAAAGCCGTCTGGAAGGAACCGCAAAAGTCCTACGTGCTGAGCGAAGTGATCTGTACGTCCTGTAACCAGTGTCGGGATCTGGATCTCCGCAAGGATTCCCACCGAGCCATTAGAGATGGCGCGATGATCTGGACCTGTGCCCAGTGTAACCAAGCGTACAACACGGTCGACATCGAGATGCGTCTGCTGGAGGTGGTCGAGCGCAAGATGATGTCCTACACGTTGCAGGATTTGCGCTGCGGCCGCTGTAAGCAGATCAAGCGGGAGAATCTGGCGGAGTTTTGCCAGTGCGCGGGGAACTTTGAGAATTTGATTTCCGCCGGGGAGTTAAGGCGACTGCTGGCGGGCTTCCAGACCGTGGCCGAAGACTGCCGGATGCCACTGCTGAAGGAGACGGTCGAGCACCTGTTGAACACCCATTAG